A portion of the Edaphobacter lichenicola genome contains these proteins:
- the pqqC gene encoding pyrroloquinoline-quinone synthase PqqC, with protein MGRTRDNDLGQSEAVLLDKTQLRQRLQQVGEAMYHHRHPFHLRMHAGELTRGQMQAWVLNRYYYQSSIPIKDAIILSKSDDVGFRRAWRKRIVDHDGDTGVGGIEKWLQLAEATGLDRSYVARGSAILPGVRYAVDAYIDLVRNGSLLEAVSSSLTELFAGQLIALRMDALAKYYPWLQHGLAYFQGRLTQAPEDAAFAFDYAFEHADTPHLQSVVVRSLERKCALLWAQLDALQYCYVDPGSLPPQPLLFRPEAS; from the coding sequence ATGGGACGGACAAGAGATAACGATCTAGGACAATCTGAAGCGGTTTTGCTCGACAAGACACAGTTACGCCAGCGCCTACAGCAGGTTGGTGAAGCGATGTATCATCACCGCCACCCTTTTCATCTACGCATGCACGCAGGCGAACTGACACGAGGGCAGATGCAGGCATGGGTGTTGAATCGCTACTACTATCAAAGCTCGATTCCGATCAAAGACGCCATCATCTTGTCCAAGTCCGATGATGTTGGTTTTCGTCGGGCATGGCGAAAACGCATCGTCGATCACGACGGCGACACCGGAGTTGGCGGCATCGAGAAGTGGCTGCAACTAGCTGAGGCCACAGGCCTCGACCGCAGTTATGTCGCCCGCGGCAGCGCCATTCTTCCTGGAGTCCGCTATGCAGTCGACGCCTACATCGATCTGGTTCGCAACGGCAGTTTGCTGGAGGCAGTCTCCTCGTCGCTCACCGAACTGTTTGCCGGACAATTGATTGCTTTGCGTATGGACGCTCTCGCCAAATATTATCCGTGGCTGCAACACGGCCTTGCCTACTTTCAGGGTCGGTTGACCCAAGCTCCAGAAGATGCGGCGTTTGCATTCGACTACGCCTTCGAGCATGCCGACACACCTCACTTGCAGTCGGTGGTCGTTCGATCCCTGGAGCGAAAGTGTGCTCTACTCTGGGCTCAGCTCGACGCTCTGCAATACTGCTACGTCGACCCGGGATCACTCCCGCCACAACCGCTTCTATTTCGACCAGAGGCCTCATGA
- the pqqD gene encoding pyrroloquinoline quinone biosynthesis peptide chaperone PqqD yields MSEAIPDSRVPRLAIGCRVRTLSADEAMLLVPEGALRLRGAASEIISLIDGHRSVDAIATLLQEKHASSEASRIAIEVKQFIEKLHARSVLLYKD; encoded by the coding sequence ATGAGTGAAGCAATCCCCGACTCAAGAGTGCCGCGTCTCGCAATTGGATGTCGTGTACGCACTCTCTCGGCCGACGAAGCGATGCTTCTAGTTCCGGAGGGCGCGTTGCGCCTCAGGGGTGCAGCCAGCGAGATTATCTCCCTGATCGACGGGCATCGTTCCGTTGATGCCATTGCGACTCTACTCCAGGAAAAACATGCCTCCAGTGAGGCTTCCCGCATCGCTATTGAGGTAAAGCAATTCATCGAAAAGCTTCACGCACGTAGCGTCCTTCTCTACAAGGATTAG
- the pqqE gene encoding pyrroloquinoline quinone biosynthesis protein PqqE, with amino-acid sequence MELAVTSHATVGTANSIPGPLSLVAEVTHRCPLHCVYCSNPLQMQSSEDELSTEEWVRVFQQASALGVLHLHLTGGEPLARQDIADLVRAGREANLYVNMITSGLGLTADRLRELEDAGLEHIQLSLQDADEQKANEFAGARAHAHKLKLAELIRARDMAFTVNVVVHRENLDHLEDILALAESLEPQRIEVAHVQYYGWALTNRDRLMPTPSQVEMSVRLITEAQSRLSGRIQLQAVLPDYYARYPKTCVGGWGRQMMLIDPSGQALPCHAAGIIPGLEFDSIRTHSVQWLWEQSPAFNRFRGHDWMAPPCSDCDRREIDFGGCRCQAFQLTGDAANTDPACSLSDQHEKLVALTQAPPVNNAQWVYRILASSESSPSLSKFPQIDEQQ; translated from the coding sequence ATGGAACTGGCAGTCACATCTCACGCAACAGTAGGCACTGCGAACTCCATCCCGGGGCCGCTCTCGCTGGTGGCGGAGGTCACCCATCGATGCCCGTTGCACTGCGTCTATTGCTCAAATCCGCTCCAAATGCAGTCAAGCGAGGATGAATTGAGCACGGAAGAATGGGTGCGAGTCTTTCAGCAAGCTTCCGCGCTAGGAGTACTTCATCTTCATCTCACTGGCGGTGAGCCCTTGGCGCGCCAAGATATAGCAGACCTGGTAAGAGCAGGCAGGGAAGCGAATCTCTACGTCAATATGATCACATCGGGCCTTGGGCTTACTGCCGACCGTCTGCGCGAACTTGAGGACGCCGGCCTCGAACACATTCAGCTGAGCCTGCAAGATGCAGATGAGCAAAAAGCAAACGAATTCGCAGGCGCTCGCGCACACGCCCATAAGTTAAAGCTCGCTGAATTGATTCGCGCGCGAGATATGGCGTTCACCGTCAACGTAGTAGTGCATCGCGAAAATCTCGACCACCTTGAAGACATTCTTGCTCTGGCTGAATCGCTCGAACCGCAAAGAATCGAAGTCGCACATGTTCAATACTACGGATGGGCCCTGACCAACCGCGACAGACTCATGCCGACGCCATCGCAAGTGGAGATGTCTGTGCGTTTGATTACGGAGGCTCAATCGAGACTCAGTGGACGTATCCAACTACAAGCTGTGCTGCCGGATTACTACGCACGCTACCCCAAGACCTGCGTTGGCGGATGGGGCCGGCAGATGATGCTCATTGATCCTTCAGGGCAGGCGCTCCCATGCCATGCTGCCGGTATTATCCCCGGCCTGGAGTTCGATTCGATCCGCACGCACAGCGTGCAGTGGCTCTGGGAACAATCACCTGCCTTCAATCGTTTTCGTGGCCACGACTGGATGGCTCCGCCTTGCAGCGACTGCGATCGAAGAGAGATAGACTTTGGCGGCTGCAGATGCCAGGCATTTCAGCTGACAGGCGATGCCGCAAATACTGACCCTGCCTGCAGTCTAAGCGACCAACACGAGAAATTGGTCGCTCTTACTCAAGCGCCTCCAGTGAACAACGCACAATGGGTCTATAGAATCCTCGCAAGTTCGGAATCCAGCCCATCGCTTTCAAAATTTCCACAGATTGACGAACAACAATAA
- a CDS encoding Fur family transcriptional regulator encodes MQTSSSVETRSFRELCVDHGLTATHQRQVLYEIMQTMPGHPSPEEVYARVKKRIPAISLATVYKNIHLFVERGVLKEVSMHHGSLRVELNRHLHHHMVCSHCKAITDIEEKDLGVLPALQRLPGGFQAERYAIDVIGICAACQKAKRS; translated from the coding sequence ATGCAGACTTCTTCCAGCGTCGAAACTCGCTCCTTCCGTGAACTTTGTGTGGATCACGGGCTAACCGCGACCCACCAGCGCCAGGTTCTCTACGAAATAATGCAGACGATGCCTGGCCACCCCAGCCCGGAAGAGGTCTACGCGCGGGTCAAAAAGCGTATACCCGCGATCTCCCTCGCGACGGTTTATAAAAATATTCATCTCTTCGTCGAAAGAGGCGTGCTAAAAGAAGTCAGCATGCACCACGGCTCCCTCCGAGTCGAACTGAACCGCCACCTCCACCACCACATGGTCTGCTCGCATTGCAAGGCCATCACCGACATCGAAGAAAAGGATCTCGGCGTTCTTCCGGCTCTCCAGCGCTTGCCTGGAGGCTTTCAGGCCGAACGCTACGCTATTGACGTCATCGGAATCTGTGCCGCGTGCCAGAAAGCTAAACGTAGCTAA
- the mutS gene encoding DNA mismatch repair protein MutS has translation MTNETITNLANEAAGLTPVMRQYFAAKEQYPDCLMFCRIGDFYELFYEDAILVSKELQLTLTARDREKKQPMCGVPYHAAEAYLQRLLRKGYKIALCEQMEDPKQTKTIVRREVTRVLTPGTSLDPTLGAEQSNYLASVALLGAGPTMVCGLALVDLSTGEFKATEFSGQGGWASVVDELGRVRPVELLYGNGLLGGVNLAGEDETAAGLDAIRTKTAVEEWVFTAEYAIPLVRNHFKVHSLDGMGLGGHEAAAVAAGALLHYMRATKQGGLEHIDGLRFYERSTCLELDAVSVRNLELVEPLFSGESVQTTLFYTMDACCTPMGKRLLRASLLRPASELAEIEARLDAVGEAAKDLRRREGLRRSMDGLLDLERLLGRVALDSAGPREVMALANTLGCVPGVVEAVNMFEAARWRELSASVDPLEDLHEMIVRTISDEPPVSLGDGGTIREGVDPELDELRELSRSGRQALAAIEERERERTGIGSLKVRFNSVFGYYLEVTKANAKAVPADYERKQTLVNAERFTTPELKEYETKILTAQERSGEIERRIFAELRRQLLDAAGRMRETARKIAEIDLLGCFAHLAALRGWVRPQVESSGVLEFAQARHPVVERRLEESGGGRFVPNSVHVNADTGPAVLLITGPNMGGKSTYLRMAALLVVMAQIGCFVPAETMRLGLVDRIYTRIGASDNVARGRSTFMVEMTETAAILNTATNRSLVLLDEMGRGTATYDGLSLAWATVEHLHDRIGARTLFATHYHELTLLSERLARLTNLRVTVKETSGGIVFLHTVEAGPASKSYGIEVAKLAGLPAGVIARAREVLKVHERAETQQVREASPIQTVQMTMFTPLSQRIVDRLAEADVDGLTPREALNLLAELQRELRGSA, from the coding sequence ATGACGAACGAGACGATAACGAATTTGGCGAATGAAGCAGCTGGATTGACACCGGTGATGCGTCAATATTTTGCGGCCAAAGAGCAATATCCAGACTGCCTGATGTTCTGCAGGATCGGCGACTTCTATGAGCTGTTCTATGAGGACGCAATCCTAGTCTCAAAGGAGTTGCAACTGACTCTGACGGCTCGCGATAGAGAAAAGAAACAGCCGATGTGCGGAGTTCCATATCACGCGGCGGAGGCGTATCTGCAGCGATTGCTGCGCAAAGGCTACAAGATCGCCCTGTGCGAACAGATGGAAGACCCGAAGCAGACAAAGACGATCGTGCGACGGGAGGTGACCAGGGTGCTGACGCCTGGGACATCGCTTGATCCGACCTTAGGGGCGGAACAAAGTAATTATTTAGCAAGTGTGGCGTTGCTCGGAGCGGGGCCAACGATGGTCTGTGGCTTGGCGCTGGTGGATCTCTCAACGGGGGAGTTTAAAGCGACTGAATTCAGTGGACAGGGTGGTTGGGCGAGTGTCGTCGATGAGTTGGGACGCGTGCGCCCTGTGGAGTTACTCTATGGAAACGGATTGCTGGGCGGAGTGAATCTTGCGGGCGAAGATGAGACGGCAGCCGGACTAGACGCGATCCGAACCAAGACTGCGGTTGAGGAGTGGGTGTTTACCGCAGAGTATGCGATACCGCTGGTACGAAACCATTTCAAAGTGCACTCGCTGGATGGAATGGGACTGGGCGGTCATGAGGCTGCGGCAGTCGCTGCAGGAGCGCTTCTGCACTACATGCGCGCGACCAAGCAAGGCGGATTGGAACATATTGATGGGCTGCGATTTTACGAGCGATCGACTTGTCTCGAACTTGACGCGGTGAGTGTGAGGAACCTCGAGTTGGTGGAACCGCTATTTTCTGGTGAGTCGGTGCAGACGACGTTGTTCTACACGATGGACGCCTGCTGCACACCGATGGGAAAGCGCCTGCTGCGAGCGTCGCTGCTGAGGCCGGCGAGTGAGTTGGCGGAGATCGAGGCGCGACTCGATGCGGTTGGCGAAGCTGCAAAGGATCTGCGACGACGTGAGGGCTTACGGCGGTCGATGGATGGACTTCTTGATCTAGAGAGGCTTCTAGGAAGAGTGGCGTTGGATTCGGCCGGACCAAGAGAAGTCATGGCATTGGCGAATACGTTGGGCTGCGTCCCGGGAGTCGTGGAGGCAGTGAATATGTTTGAAGCGGCGCGATGGCGGGAGTTATCTGCGAGCGTTGATCCGTTGGAAGATCTGCACGAGATGATTGTCAGGACGATCTCGGATGAGCCACCAGTGTCACTGGGTGACGGCGGGACGATTCGCGAAGGTGTCGATCCAGAGTTGGACGAGCTTCGAGAGTTGAGCCGGAGCGGACGGCAGGCTCTCGCCGCTATTGAGGAGCGGGAGCGGGAGAGAACAGGAATCGGCTCACTGAAGGTGCGGTTCAACAGCGTCTTTGGCTACTACCTTGAAGTGACCAAGGCGAATGCGAAGGCAGTTCCGGCTGACTATGAGCGCAAACAGACGTTAGTGAATGCCGAACGGTTTACGACTCCGGAACTGAAAGAGTATGAGACGAAGATTCTCACCGCACAAGAACGGAGCGGAGAGATCGAACGCAGAATATTCGCCGAGTTGAGGAGGCAGTTGCTGGATGCCGCAGGCCGAATGCGTGAGACGGCTCGGAAGATCGCAGAGATCGATCTGCTTGGCTGCTTCGCACACCTTGCAGCCCTGCGTGGGTGGGTCAGGCCGCAGGTAGAGAGTTCGGGAGTACTTGAGTTTGCGCAGGCTCGTCATCCGGTCGTCGAGAGGCGGCTCGAAGAGTCGGGCGGCGGACGGTTCGTGCCTAACTCGGTCCATGTGAACGCTGACACAGGACCTGCCGTGTTGCTGATCACGGGACCGAACATGGGAGGTAAGAGCACTTACCTGCGAATGGCGGCACTCCTGGTTGTGATGGCGCAGATCGGTTGTTTTGTTCCCGCTGAAACGATGCGATTGGGGCTCGTGGACCGTATCTATACGCGGATTGGGGCGAGCGACAACGTAGCGCGGGGACGGTCCACATTTATGGTCGAGATGACCGAGACGGCAGCAATTTTGAACACTGCGACAAACCGGTCTCTGGTGCTGCTCGATGAGATGGGGCGAGGCACGGCGACCTATGATGGCCTGAGTCTGGCATGGGCCACGGTCGAACATCTCCATGACCGCATTGGTGCACGGACATTGTTTGCAACGCACTATCATGAGCTGACGTTGTTGTCTGAGCGGCTGGCCCGACTTACGAATCTGCGCGTGACGGTTAAAGAGACCTCCGGGGGTATTGTTTTTTTGCATACAGTTGAAGCTGGACCGGCAAGCAAGAGTTACGGAATCGAGGTGGCGAAGTTAGCTGGCTTGCCCGCAGGCGTTATCGCACGGGCGCGGGAGGTATTGAAGGTGCATGAGCGAGCGGAGACACAGCAGGTCAGAGAGGCTTCGCCAATCCAGACAGTACAGATGACGATGTTTACACCGTTGTCGCAGAGAATTGTGGATCGGCTGGCAGAGGCGGATGTCGACGGGCTGACACCAAGGGAAGCGTTGAATTTGCTTGCCGAGCTACAGAGGGAGTTGAGGGGCAGTGCGTAG
- the katG gene encoding catalase/peroxidase HPI produces the protein MSDEMKCPVPHGNGPSANVTATETASPKHGAVTLNSRKITRNEHWWPDRLDLAVLHQNTKLADPMGQDFDYAAEFKTLDLDAVIKDLHALMTDSQSWWPADYGHYGPFFIRMAWHSAGTYRTHDGRGGAGMGTQRFAPLNSWPDNVSLDKARRLLWPIKQKYGKKISWADLMILTGNVALDSMGFKTFGFGGGRADVWVPQEDIFWGSEHTWLGSDRYQGERDLDHPLAAVQMGLIYVNPEGPDGKPDPVGSARDIRETFGRMAMNDEETFALIAGGHTFGKGHGAYDPGPNVGPEPEGAPVEQQGLGWKNGKGKGHSEDTISSGLEGAWTSNPIKWDIEYLDNLYNYDWALKKGPGGGWQWYAVNEEANIPDAHVKDKKHLPMMFTSDLALKFDPAYETIGKRFQKDPAAFADAFARAWFKLTHRDMGPIVRYLGPLVPKEQLLWQDPVPAVDHELIGEADIAILKEKILASGLSISQLVSTAWAAASSFRGSDKRGGANGARIRLEPQKNWEVNQPLVLAKVLSTLEGVQNDFNATGKKVSLADLIVLGGCAAVEAAAKKAGYDLKVPFAPGRTDASQEKTDVEAFAPLEQTADGFRNYLRLGHTVRAEELLVDRAQLLTLTAPEMAVLVGGLRVLGANFRGSKNGVFTAQPETLTNDFFVNLLDMATEWKASSTSEGLFEGLDRATGEIKWTATRVDLIFGSNSQLRAIAEVYASADSKEIFVKDFIAAWNKVMNLDRYDLLKA, from the coding sequence ATGTCAGACGAAATGAAATGCCCGGTACCACACGGCAACGGCCCAAGCGCAAACGTCACCGCCACAGAAACTGCCTCACCGAAGCATGGTGCTGTCACGCTCAACTCGCGCAAGATCACGCGCAACGAACATTGGTGGCCAGACCGCCTCGACCTCGCCGTCCTGCATCAGAACACCAAGCTGGCCGATCCCATGGGGCAGGACTTCGATTATGCGGCAGAGTTCAAGACCCTCGACCTCGACGCGGTCATCAAGGATCTCCACGCCCTGATGACCGACTCGCAGAGTTGGTGGCCCGCGGACTATGGCCACTATGGCCCGTTTTTCATCCGCATGGCATGGCACAGCGCCGGCACCTACCGCACCCATGATGGTCGCGGAGGCGCAGGCATGGGCACACAGCGTTTTGCGCCGCTCAACAGCTGGCCGGACAACGTCAGTCTCGACAAGGCTCGCCGCCTGTTATGGCCCATCAAGCAGAAGTACGGCAAGAAGATCTCCTGGGCCGATCTCATGATCCTTACCGGTAACGTCGCGCTCGACTCGATGGGTTTCAAGACCTTCGGCTTCGGCGGCGGTCGCGCAGACGTCTGGGTTCCGCAGGAAGACATCTTCTGGGGCTCAGAGCACACATGGCTCGGTAGCGACCGTTACCAGGGGGAGCGTGATCTCGATCATCCTCTCGCCGCCGTGCAGATGGGTCTCATCTACGTTAACCCGGAAGGCCCCGATGGCAAGCCCGATCCCGTCGGCTCCGCACGTGACATCCGCGAGACCTTTGGCCGCATGGCCATGAACGATGAAGAGACCTTCGCCCTCATCGCCGGCGGCCACACCTTCGGCAAAGGCCACGGCGCATACGACCCCGGCCCGAACGTCGGCCCGGAACCCGAAGGCGCACCCGTCGAGCAGCAGGGCCTCGGATGGAAGAACGGCAAGGGCAAGGGGCACTCGGAAGACACCATCTCCTCCGGCCTCGAAGGCGCGTGGACCAGCAACCCCATCAAGTGGGACATCGAGTACCTCGACAACCTCTACAACTACGACTGGGCGCTGAAGAAGGGGCCCGGAGGCGGATGGCAGTGGTACGCCGTGAACGAGGAAGCTAACATCCCTGACGCACACGTCAAGGACAAGAAGCACCTGCCCATGATGTTCACCTCGGACCTTGCACTCAAGTTCGATCCCGCCTACGAAACGATCGGCAAGCGCTTTCAGAAAGATCCCGCAGCGTTCGCCGACGCCTTCGCTCGTGCGTGGTTTAAGCTCACACATCGCGACATGGGGCCGATCGTCCGCTACCTTGGACCGCTGGTTCCCAAGGAGCAGTTGCTATGGCAGGACCCCGTCCCCGCTGTCGATCATGAACTCATCGGCGAAGCGGATATCGCCATATTGAAGGAGAAAATCCTCGCGTCCGGTCTTTCGATTTCACAGCTCGTCTCGACTGCCTGGGCAGCGGCATCGTCCTTCCGCGGTTCTGATAAGCGCGGTGGAGCGAACGGTGCACGCATTCGCCTCGAGCCGCAGAAGAACTGGGAAGTGAATCAGCCTCTTGTGCTCGCGAAGGTTCTCAGCACGCTCGAGGGAGTTCAGAACGACTTCAACGCGACGGGCAAGAAGGTTTCGCTCGCCGACCTGATCGTTCTGGGCGGTTGCGCTGCGGTTGAAGCGGCTGCGAAGAAGGCCGGATACGACCTCAAGGTTCCATTTGCGCCTGGCCGCACGGACGCTTCGCAGGAGAAGACCGATGTTGAGGCCTTTGCTCCCCTGGAGCAGACGGCGGACGGCTTCCGCAACTACCTCCGGCTCGGCCATACCGTGCGCGCCGAAGAGTTGCTCGTCGACCGGGCGCAGTTGCTGACTCTGACCGCTCCTGAGATGGCCGTCCTCGTCGGCGGCCTGCGCGTACTCGGTGCCAACTTCCGTGGCTCAAAGAACGGTGTCTTCACCGCGCAACCAGAGACGCTGACAAACGACTTCTTCGTCAACCTGCTCGATATGGCGACTGAGTGGAAGGCATCTTCTACTTCAGAAGGTTTGTTTGAAGGGTTAGATCGGGCGACAGGTGAGATTAAGTGGACCGCCACTCGTGTGGATCTTATCTTTGGTTCCAACTCTCAACTAAGGGCCATCGCGGAAGTCTATGCATCGGCCGACTCGAAGGAGATCTTCGTGAAGGACTTCATAGCCGCGTGGAACAAGGTCATGAATCTCGACCGCTACGACCTGCTCAAGGCGTAG
- the pqqA gene encoding pyrroloquinoline quinone precursor peptide PqqA, which produces MTQTTWATPDFEEISLNCEINSYAPVEL; this is translated from the coding sequence ATGACACAAACGACTTGGGCCACGCCCGACTTCGAGGAAATTTCCCTTAATTGCGAGATCAACTCCTACGCGCCTGTAGAGCTGTAA
- a CDS encoding tannase/feruloyl esterase family alpha/beta hydrolase, which translates to MKTMKPPSFLLTIVSSLLVLVAMVPRSAGAQQSTAQHVAAELGAQGSTPALRCTELSQIDFSRLEDAPTAIARAELDVAENGPAFCRVQGYVAPQVRFELRLPLTGWNGKFVETGCAAACGTVMVEWLCPTLLKRGYACLASDMGHQGTIEDELWAYNNLQAEVDFGYRAAHVTALAGKAISERFYARAPSKSYFCGCSTGGREGMMEAQRFPGDFDGIIAGAPASDQAGTILIRLWAAVSLRRADGRSILSETDLETVHTSVVSACDMNDGVRDGLIGDPRNCRFDIATLLCKGVEQSRCLSREQLAALKKIYSGPTASDGTILYKDGALMPGSELAFGEYYKSGHFSSFDTDYLKFMAFWPSPGPNWRISELDFERYSRRFGMTDALYAANNPDLTAFKSRGGKLIAYQGWADAGAGGVPPLKVVHYYETVERTMGGPASTRDFFRLFMIPGMGHCGGGEGATNVDYISYLETWVENGRAPDMVIATHNGPSGPAFTRPVYPYPLEAKYKGKGDPASAESFAPHEP; encoded by the coding sequence ATGAAGACCATGAAACCTCCTTCGTTCCTCTTGACGATTGTGTCCTCACTGTTGGTGCTTGTCGCCATGGTCCCGCGCAGTGCTGGCGCACAGCAATCAACTGCCCAGCATGTTGCAGCGGAATTAGGGGCGCAGGGTTCAACTCCTGCGCTGCGCTGCACTGAACTCTCGCAAATAGACTTCTCGCGCCTTGAGGACGCACCAACGGCAATTGCGCGAGCGGAACTAGATGTTGCCGAAAATGGCCCGGCTTTCTGCCGAGTACAAGGTTACGTGGCCCCACAAGTTCGCTTTGAGCTGAGGTTACCGCTTACAGGTTGGAACGGTAAGTTTGTTGAGACTGGTTGTGCTGCGGCCTGTGGAACCGTAATGGTGGAATGGCTCTGCCCAACGCTATTGAAAAGAGGCTATGCCTGCCTTGCCTCTGATATGGGACATCAAGGAACTATTGAGGACGAACTCTGGGCCTACAACAACCTTCAAGCGGAAGTCGATTTTGGCTACCGTGCGGCGCATGTGACTGCGCTTGCCGGAAAGGCCATATCTGAGCGCTTCTATGCGAGAGCACCGAGTAAGTCTTATTTCTGCGGCTGTTCTACTGGTGGCCGCGAGGGAATGATGGAGGCCCAGCGCTTTCCTGGTGACTTCGACGGCATAATTGCTGGTGCTCCAGCCTCCGATCAAGCCGGAACTATATTAATAAGACTCTGGGCCGCCGTCTCTCTACGAAGGGCGGATGGACGTTCCATTCTGAGCGAGACTGATCTGGAAACTGTTCACACATCCGTCGTATCTGCTTGTGACATGAACGATGGAGTGCGAGACGGGTTGATCGGGGACCCCCGCAACTGCCGATTCGACATAGCGACCTTGCTTTGTAAAGGTGTCGAACAGAGCAGGTGCTTATCGAGAGAACAGCTTGCCGCATTGAAGAAAATATACAGCGGCCCTACCGCTTCGGATGGCACGATTCTCTATAAAGATGGCGCTCTGATGCCAGGTTCGGAGCTCGCCTTCGGCGAATATTACAAATCTGGGCACTTCTCATCCTTTGACACCGACTATTTGAAGTTTATGGCGTTCTGGCCATCACCGGGGCCGAATTGGCGTATCAGCGAACTGGATTTCGAGCGCTACAGCCGGCGTTTCGGTATGACCGACGCCCTCTACGCAGCAAATAATCCGGATCTAACAGCGTTCAAATCTCGCGGCGGCAAGCTCATTGCTTATCAGGGATGGGCTGATGCCGGAGCAGGTGGAGTTCCGCCCTTGAAGGTAGTGCATTATTACGAGACGGTGGAAAGGACGATGGGCGGGCCGGCATCTACGCGTGATTTTTTCAGATTGTTCATGATTCCTGGGATGGGCCATTGTGGTGGTGGGGAGGGTGCCACGAACGTCGATTACATCAGCTACCTAGAAACTTGGGTTGAGAACGGGCGCGCTCCCGACATGGTCATCGCTACTCATAATGGCCCGAGTGGGCCAGCGTTCACCCGGCCAGTGTACCCCTATCCGCTCGAAGCGAAGTACAAGGGTAAAGGTGATCCTGCGAGCGCCGAGAGCTTCGCTCCCCATGAGCCGTAG
- the pqqB gene encoding pyrroloquinoline quinone biosynthesis protein PqqB has product MRIKVLGAAAGGGLPQWNCACTNCSAVRNNEPNIRARSQSQLAVAAENDSWFLVNASPDLRDQLIGYPDLHPNSKNHLRDTPVAGVILTSADLDHVLGLLLMREFTPVRIYATRPVISILKKNSFFQMLDRLPGQSRWTTIEPGVSFHLGQNLICTPIALSGSLPAYVREEDRADLDLTGATIGVLLEEVNGARIAYLPALSSVSPSLKELLCTCSAILIDGTFWSDDELQRIQPGTPLSRSMGHLPISGQDGSLSTLRDLNGPRKIYTHINNTNPILNEQSSERQQVDDAGWEVAWDGQEITI; this is encoded by the coding sequence GTGAGGATTAAAGTACTGGGGGCCGCCGCAGGTGGCGGCCTTCCACAATGGAATTGCGCTTGTACGAACTGCTCTGCTGTACGGAACAACGAACCGAACATTCGCGCACGCAGCCAGTCTCAGTTGGCGGTCGCTGCTGAAAATGACTCGTGGTTTCTGGTCAACGCATCTCCAGACCTTCGTGATCAGCTGATCGGCTACCCAGACCTTCATCCAAATTCCAAGAATCACCTGCGCGACACTCCCGTAGCCGGGGTGATACTTACGAGCGCCGATCTCGATCACGTTCTTGGTCTTCTCTTGATGCGTGAGTTTACGCCGGTTCGAATCTACGCCACCCGGCCGGTCATCAGCATCCTCAAGAAAAATAGCTTCTTCCAGATGCTTGATCGTCTCCCAGGGCAGAGTCGTTGGACCACCATCGAACCGGGTGTCAGCTTTCATCTTGGACAAAATCTAATATGCACTCCTATCGCCTTGTCCGGCAGTCTCCCCGCGTACGTCCGAGAAGAGGATAGGGCGGATCTGGACCTGACCGGCGCAACCATCGGCGTTCTTCTTGAAGAAGTTAATGGTGCTCGCATTGCATACTTGCCGGCACTCTCTTCCGTCTCACCTTCACTGAAGGAGCTCCTTTGTACTTGCTCAGCTATCCTTATCGACGGAACCTTTTGGAGTGATGACGAGCTTCAACGTATCCAACCAGGAACTCCTCTGTCCCGTTCCATGGGGCATCTTCCTATCAGCGGTCAGGATGGCTCTCTTTCGACTCTTCGCGACCTGAACGGCCCGCGGAAGATATACACACATATCAACAACACAAACCCGATCTTGAATGAGCAAAGTTCGGAGCGTCAGCAAGTGGATGACGCAGGCTGGGAAGTGGCATGGGACGGACAAGAGATAACGATCTAG